The Spirochaeta lutea genomic sequence TCTGAAGGTAAAATCGCAACCACGGAATTTGATGAAGTTCCTTCGGTTGGTGAAACGGTTCAGGTTGTGCTCGTAACGAAAGAAGGCCGGAACGGCGAGGTGGTTGTTTCAAAACGCAAGGCAGATGAACGGATTGTTTGGAAGGATATAAAACAGGCATTCCAGGATCATCAGCCTATAACCGGAAAGGTTGCTAAGACCGTAAAAGGTGGTTTTGAAATCAATCTTGGGGGAGGAACCAGAGGGTTCAACCCAATTTCAAAGATGGATCTCTTCAGAATTGATGATCCAGACTCCTACGTGGGTATGGATACACAGTTCTACATTGAGCGTTTATACAGCGATAACCGAGTTAACATTATCCTCTCAAGAAGAGCCTGGCTCGAAGAAGAGGTGGATAAAAAAAGGTCGGAATTTTTTGCCTCAGTCCAAGAAGGTGATGTTGTAAAAGGTATCGTGAAGTCTTTCACAAGTTTTGGTGCCTTCGTTGATCTCGGCGGCTTTGATGGTCTATTGCATATTAATGATATGAGCTGGGGCCATGTTGCTCGCCCGAAGGATTTCGTAAAGCGCGGCCAGGAATTAGAATTGAAGGTTGTTCGACTGGATCATGAGAATCAGAAGATAAACCTTTCACTCAAGGATATGCGGGAGATTCCCTGGGATAGCTTCCATGAGCGGTACGAACTCGACCAGGAAGTAACCGGGACGGTTACAAAATTAACCGATTTCGGTGCGTTCATTGAACTTGAGGAAGGAATTGAAGGACTTGCCCATATATCTGAACTCTCTTGGACCAAGCGAATCAACCATCCCAAAGAGGTTTTAAAGATTGGTGACAGTGTCGAAGCCAAGATTCTTGGATTTGACCTAGATGCCCATAAGGTGAGTCTTGGTGTAAAGCAAGTACAGCCCAATCCTTGGGATGAAATCAATGAAACCTATCCTGAAGGAATGCGACTTACACGGGTTGTAAAGAAAATTACCAATAGCGGTGCGTTTGTAGAGCTTGAAGAGGGTATAGACGGATTCTTACATGTTGATGACCTTTCGTGGACAAAAAAATACAAAAACCCCGGTGCCGTTCTTAAGGAAGGCGAAGAAGTCGAGGTTGTTGTCCTTTCTTCGGATCCTGATGCTAAAAACATCCGTCTAGGAATTAAGCAGCTTTCTGATGACCCTTGGGATTCATTAAAGAAAGCTTTCCCGGAAGGTTCTATCATTGATGGGGAAGTTACCAATGTGACCGATTTCGGTGTTTTTGTACGCGTACAGGGTGGAATCGAAGGGTTAATCAACAAGTCTCAATTGGTTGATCCTCGGGTTGAAAGTCCCGAATCCGCTCTTCAGAAGGTAACTATTGGCCAGGAAGTGAAAGCAGTAATTACCGAAATTAACCCTATGCGACAGAAGCTCTCCCTAAGCCTCCGTGAACTGGAAAGGCAGAAGGAACGGAAAGAGATCGAAAAGTACATCCATGATGATGGTGATATTGAAACCACCACCACAATGGCTGACTTCTTCAAGAAAGAAGAAGACTAACTACAGGGGTACATATGTTTAACTCAGCGGAGGATACGAAGAAAATCGAAACCCTCATAGAGTTAAACAGTCTCATTAACTCGGACTATACAGATCTGAATGCATTGCTGACTCGTATCACCGAGTCAGCAATGATTCTTACTGGGGGAGAGGCGTCATCGTTATTGCTATTAAATACCTTTGAACAGAAGCTGTATTTTGAAGTAGCTCTTGGGAGCAAGGGCGATGCTGTCCAAAAGTTTTCTTTAAAAATAGGGGAAGGCATCGCCGGTTGGGTTGCTAAACACAATAAGAGTTTAATTGTAAACGATGTAGAGAAGGATTCCCGGTTTTTCTCCGATATAAGCAAGAGCATAGGGTATAAGACTAGTTCTATACTAGCAGCCCCTATGAGGATAAAAGATGCTTGTATAGGCGTCATTGAGTTGATCAACAAAAAAAATGCGAGGCATTTCACTGAAAACGATCTTCAGTGGCTCGAAATATTTGCAAATCAGGCCGCTTTGGCAATCTCTAATGCCAGAGTGTATCAGAAAACCCAAAACGAAATTGCCGCGCTTCAGGATAGTATTCAAAGCCATGCGGGCTTTCACCCCTTGAAATTTGCAAGCCAAGAATTCGAATCAGTGATGTCTATTGTGAAGCGTGTTGGCGTAACAAATTCCTCTGTTCTAATCCTCGGGGAGAGTGGCGTTGGTAAAGAGCTGATTGCTGAACAAATTCATTTAGCAAGCAAACATGCAAATGGCCCTTTTATTAGAGTGAACTGTGCAGCGTTACCAGAGGGAATGATTGAGAGTGAGTTATTCGGCCACATTAAAGGGTCTTTTACTGATGCAATTAACGATAGGGTGGGGAAATTTGAAACAGCTTCTAATGGTACGATTTTCTTAGACGAAATTGGTGAACTATCGTTAGCAGTACAAGCAAAACTGTTACGTGTTTTAGAGGAAGGGATTTATGAGCCTCTAGGCTCAAATGAACAAAAAAAGGTTCAGGCAAGAATTCTTTTTGCAACCAACAGGGATTTAGCTAAATTGGTTGAAGAAAAGCATTTTCGGCAAGATCTTTATTATCGATTAAATGTAATTCCCATCAATGTACCCCCCTTAAGGAAGAGATTGGCCGATATTCCGGTACTAACCGATTTTTTTCTTCAAAATGCCTGTAGAGAGATGAACAAGCCAGACGGTGGTATTGAAGCCACTGCTATGGAAGCACTTCTTGATTTTCCGTGGCCTGGGAATGTACGAGAACTGAAAAATGTTATCGAACGAGCTGTGGTATTATCTCCGGATGGAGTTATCCGACGGGAGGGACTGCAATTAGGAAACCAACATTTAGATAAAGGATTATATTTTAAAGGTAAGCGGTTAAAAGAGTCAGTTAATGTATTTAAGAAACACTTTATAATTTCATGTCTAGAAGAGAATAGTTGGAACCAAACCATTACGGCGCGACAACTAGGAATACAACGAACATATCTATCCAGACTCATGCGTGAGCTGGAAATTAATCACTAGGAGAATAGTTAATGCCTGTTATTGAAAACTCATCAAAAAGCACACTGCGTGATAAATTCAATGGTTTTTT encodes the following:
- the rpsA gene encoding 30S ribosomal protein S1, with the protein product MVDKEQQSSAEKTTKQELLQEEYLKSLDELEVGQLVEGTVVAVSDDQVFVDVGYKSEGKIATTEFDEVPSVGETVQVVLVTKEGRNGEVVVSKRKADERIVWKDIKQAFQDHQPITGKVAKTVKGGFEINLGGGTRGFNPISKMDLFRIDDPDSYVGMDTQFYIERLYSDNRVNIILSRRAWLEEEVDKKRSEFFASVQEGDVVKGIVKSFTSFGAFVDLGGFDGLLHINDMSWGHVARPKDFVKRGQELELKVVRLDHENQKINLSLKDMREIPWDSFHERYELDQEVTGTVTKLTDFGAFIELEEGIEGLAHISELSWTKRINHPKEVLKIGDSVEAKILGFDLDAHKVSLGVKQVQPNPWDEINETYPEGMRLTRVVKKITNSGAFVELEEGIDGFLHVDDLSWTKKYKNPGAVLKEGEEVEVVVLSSDPDAKNIRLGIKQLSDDPWDSLKKAFPEGSIIDGEVTNVTDFGVFVRVQGGIEGLINKSQLVDPRVESPESALQKVTIGQEVKAVITEINPMRQKLSLSLRELERQKERKEIEKYIHDDGDIETTTTMADFFKKEED
- a CDS encoding sigma-54-dependent Fis family transcriptional regulator, translated to MFNSAEDTKKIETLIELNSLINSDYTDLNALLTRITESAMILTGGEASSLLLLNTFEQKLYFEVALGSKGDAVQKFSLKIGEGIAGWVAKHNKSLIVNDVEKDSRFFSDISKSIGYKTSSILAAPMRIKDACIGVIELINKKNARHFTENDLQWLEIFANQAALAISNARVYQKTQNEIAALQDSIQSHAGFHPLKFASQEFESVMSIVKRVGVTNSSVLILGESGVGKELIAEQIHLASKHANGPFIRVNCAALPEGMIESELFGHIKGSFTDAINDRVGKFETASNGTIFLDEIGELSLAVQAKLLRVLEEGIYEPLGSNEQKKVQARILFATNRDLAKLVEEKHFRQDLYYRLNVIPINVPPLRKRLADIPVLTDFFLQNACREMNKPDGGIEATAMEALLDFPWPGNVRELKNVIERAVVLSPDGVIRREGLQLGNQHLDKGLYFKGKRLKESVNVFKKHFIISCLEENSWNQTITARQLGIQRTYLSRLMRELEINH